Genomic window (Chitinophagales bacterium):
TTAGCACTTGCAGTTGCTCAAAGTCTACCAGAGCAAAGAGATATGATTATTAAACTTATAATAAATTTAATAAAAAATTAATTACAATAATGTGTGATAATACACAACAAGAAACACTACACACAAAATGGTTACAAGAATTTTTAAGTATTTATATAACGCCATCTGTAAACACAAACACCTTTAGCAAAGATATGATACCAATGACGAGTATCAATATCAATGAAATAGTTTTAAATATGTTTTGTGGTATAAATTGCAGAATGTATTTGCCTATGTAAGTACCTACTAATCCAATTACAAACAAGAACGGAATATATTTCATGTCGTGCTGGTGTATATATCCATTTTTAAAATAGACTACACTTCTGGTTAAGTCTATCATTAAATCTATCATAGCCGAAGTTGCAATAAAAGTACTTTTTTCTAAATTAAAAGCAGCCATGGTTAGTCCACGAATAGCTCCACCAGTTCCTAGTAATCCAGCAGAAAAACCAGACAGCAAACCACCTACTACTGCATTTTTATTTTCGGCTTTAATGCTATAATGCTTAAACAACAGAAAAAACAAACTCAATACAATTAAGAAAATACCTAATATTATTTGTAGCACATTTCCATTGAGATACTTAGATGCAATTCCACCTATAATAACAAAAATAACAGATGGAATTCCCATATATATAATTAATCTTTTGTCAATTCCTTTTTTAAAGAGTAGTAACTTGCTTACATTACTCGACAAATGAAAAATAGCTGTAATACCTAAGACAGAATAAAAATCAAAATAAAAATTAGCAATTGGTACAAAGAAAACAGAAGAACCAAATCCACCAATAGTGCCAATGATTTCTGCTACAAGTGCTAATACTAAGAACCAATAATTCATACTATACTTTGATGCTGTTTATTATAGTTTAAAATTAATGATAAATTATTTGTTAAAAATACATCATAAAAATCGTAAGAAAGATTCCCTTCCGAAGTTCGGAACAAGTTGGAAAAGACGATTTTTATTTTATTTGTTTCTAAATGCATAACAAGTTATGTGTTTCTTGTGGTATATTTTCAAACTAAAAATAATAATAAATTACTAAAGAATAGATTACTTCGCTACTTACATTCGCTCATAATGACACAGCATTTTATTTCATACTATGCTGAATTTCTACTAGCGTTGATGTTTCCAAATAAAGAACGCATTACCATTTTTTCGTAAGCT
Coding sequences:
- a CDS encoding sulfite exporter TauE/SafE family protein; translated protein: MNYWFLVLALVAEIIGTIGGFGSSVFFVPIANFYFDFYSVLGITAIFHLSSNVSKLLLFKKGIDKRLIIYMGIPSVIFVIIGGIASKYLNGNVLQIILGIFLIVLSLFFLLFKHYSIKAENKNAVVGGLLSGFSAGLLGTGGAIRGLTMAAFNLEKSTFIATSAMIDLMIDLTRSVVYFKNGYIHQHDMKYIPFLFVIGLVGTYIGKYILQFIPQNIFKTISLILILVIGIISLLKVFVFTDGVI